The following are encoded in a window of Spiroplasma tabanidicola genomic DNA:
- a CDS encoding DJ-1 family glyoxalase III, with amino-acid sequence MANVAIFLATGYEETEMISTVDVIRRAEQMFKGSFPVVDIVSISDKKEVTGSHGITIKADKTIQEINFDSYDCLILPGGQPGVNNLMESETLMKNLKTHGEKGKTIAAICAAPQILGKLGLADNKEITHYPGSTKYLENATLKPHMTAIEDGNIITGCSIGGALQFGLQIVDHFTSTEQRLKLHETLVFNY; translated from the coding sequence ATGGCAAATGTAGCAATATTTTTAGCAACAGGTTATGAAGAAACAGAAATGATTTCAACAGTTGATGTTATTAGAAGAGCAGAACAAATGTTTAAAGGTTCATTTCCGGTGGTTGATATTGTATCAATTAGCGATAAAAAAGAAGTAACAGGATCACACGGAATAACTATTAAAGCAGATAAAACTATTCAAGAAATTAACTTCGATAGTTATGATTGTTTAATATTACCTGGAGGTCAACCAGGAGTTAATAACTTAATGGAATCTGAAACTTTAATGAAAAACTTAAAAACTCATGGTGAAAAAGGAAAAACAATAGCAGCTATTTGTGCTGCACCTCAAATTTTAGGTAAATTAGGTTTAGCAGATAATAAAGAAATTACCCATTATCCAGGAAGTACTAAATATTTAGAAAATGCTACTTTAAAACCGCACATGACAGCTATTGAAGATGGAAATATTATTACTGGTTGTTCAATTGGAGGAGCATTACAATTTGGATTACAAATAGTAGATCATTTCACTTCAACAGAACAACGATTAAAATTACATGAAACATTAGTATTTAACTATTAA
- a CDS encoding isochorismatase family protein encodes MKALIVVDYQYDFADPNGSLYWPGGETLKEGIIKKIEEYQQNNQFVVYTMDWHPDNHCSFEIWPPHCIQNTKGAEVLLDTNYADFIVKKGVELDKDSYSGFNKQTGCNIALEDWLKINNVTEVEICGLVKQYCVEATYQDALKFGFKASIIEDLVK; translated from the coding sequence ATGAAAGCATTAATAGTAGTAGATTATCAATATGATTTTGCAGATCCGAATGGAAGTTTATATTGACCTGGTGGAGAAACTCTTAAAGAAGGGATAATTAAAAAAATAGAAGAATATCAACAAAATAATCAATTTGTTGTATATACAATGGATTGACATCCAGATAATCATTGTAGTTTTGAGATTTGACCGCCTCATTGTATACAAAATACAAAAGGAGCAGAAGTTTTGTTAGACACAAATTATGCTGATTTTATTGTAAAAAAAGGTGTTGAATTAGATAAAGATAGCTATTCGGGTTTTAATAAACAAACGGGGTGTAATATTGCTTTAGAAGATTGATTAAAAATTAATAATGTAACAGAAGTAGAAATTTGTGGTTTAGTAAAGCAATATTGTGTTGAAGCAACTTACCAAGATGCTTTAAAATTTGGTTTTAAAGCCTCTATTATTGAAGATTTAGTTAAATAG
- a CDS encoding SIR2 family protein has product MIWWKNAKNKFEADKIGKEEEQLKAINNYLCTVIKDSKNLSFLIGSGCSQPTIPLLSNIFKDILEKFKEDFDLVKESYNFEENKNLEAFLNWLNSAIVFFRNNEERKTFYKNLFDNCKQMILDKIKETFENENIYLENLQLYINFYNILLKIRSLKEISSIPYKNPINIFTTNYDIFNEIAMEKTAIKYTTGFDGDIDRKFSIENFRFRIVDDENRFKEKWDPFNAYIKLFKIHGSINWVQNDNSEDINLSESWSKNYSNVLIYPTLNKNNETLLKPYAELFREFSIQLQKNNTTLVIMGYGFPDEHINQIILQALSSNSFTLIVFADIDGDEDPVKKFFDKTKNYNNVVFIGGKYENNLLINHFENIIKTLEKNIGE; this is encoded by the coding sequence ATGATTTGATGAAAAAACGCTAAAAATAAATTTGAAGCTGATAAAATAGGAAAAGAAGAAGAACAACTTAAAGCTATAAATAACTATCTATGTACTGTAATTAAAGATTCAAAAAATTTAAGTTTTTTAATTGGTTCAGGTTGTTCTCAACCAACAATACCTTTATTATCGAATATTTTTAAAGATATATTAGAAAAATTTAAAGAAGATTTTGATTTAGTTAAAGAATCATATAATTTTGAAGAAAATAAAAATTTAGAGGCTTTTCTAAATTGATTAAATAGTGCTATTGTTTTTTTTAGAAATAATGAAGAAAGAAAAACATTTTATAAAAATTTATTTGATAATTGTAAACAAATGATTTTGGATAAAATAAAAGAAACTTTTGAAAATGAAAATATTTATTTAGAAAATTTACAATTATATATAAACTTTTATAATATTTTATTAAAAATACGCTCGTTAAAGGAAATATCTTCTATTCCATATAAAAATCCTATAAATATTTTTACAACAAACTATGATATTTTTAATGAAATAGCGATGGAAAAAACTGCAATAAAGTATACAACAGGCTTTGATGGTGATATAGATAGAAAATTTTCAATAGAAAATTTTAGGTTTAGAATAGTTGATGATGAAAATAGATTTAAAGAAAAATGAGATCCTTTTAATGCTTATATAAAGTTATTCAAGATACACGGTTCTATAAATTGAGTGCAAAATGATAATTCTGAAGATATAAATTTATCTGAATCATGATCAAAAAACTACTCAAATGTACTGATTTATCCAACTTTAAATAAAAATAACGAAACTCTTCTTAAACCATATGCGGAGTTATTTAGAGAGTTTTCAATACAATTACAAAAAAATAATACCACCTTGGTAATAATGGGTTATGGTTTTCCTGATGAACACATAAATCAAATAATTTTACAGGCTTTATCTAGTAATTCTTTTACATTGATTGTTTTTGCAGATATTGATGGAGACGAAGACCCAGTCAAAAAATTTTTTGATAAAACTAAAAATTATAATAATGTTGTTTTTATTGGAGGTAAATATGAAAATAATTTATTAATAAATCATTTTGAAAATATCATAAAAACATTAGAGAAAAATATAGGAGAATAA
- a CDS encoding ATP-binding protein yields MSLLIGKIINVYTDRIGIELIESSDFSYNYNGDSYTLNGINDFITVQNEYNNKCLLRITSIYQKQKALDRSENSKFTDINIADACPVGEWTNDVFKFGITKYPMVGKNVYLANKGEISSIFESADIKNSIYFGDIVNLEYIKFKINLKTLFSNHMAIIGNSGSGKSTTIKEIINSLVNDLEDSNKSINRKNINFILFDVHNEYSNFMQTNYQIIDAKKDISLPLENLNLADWINLVLPSVSIQLPILKNSLKFAHLYEDVKFDMNSLLAYIVKELYINVQTDSVAKRQKIVGICEKINNPDLLKLLDSYNVRFGNFEDKDSEKNFKEKLSNLIKNNNFERIIIDSLDKIKNIESLKEGIELALLWEERKGNNQVRPNCITMMTRVENIISEYKDNLFSSNINKIENYKKIYDNEEILTVVNVSELEDDDLRFFANFFLNQVFNNKKTKNDLKTYNIIFDEAHRYIKEDNNNELTKSFSIFEKIAKEGRKFGIYLTISSQRPGELSKTVLSQCNNFIMHRIKSGIDLENIKKSNPFIDEYQINRLSVLPTGTAVLAGESFLIPLEVKIVKKEEKKDESASPNLLDVWFEKKEI; encoded by the coding sequence TTGAGTTTATTGATTGGAAAAATTATAAATGTATATACAGATAGAATTGGTATAGAATTAATAGAATCATCTGATTTTTCATATAATTATAACGGTGATTCTTACACGTTGAATGGTATAAATGATTTTATAACGGTTCAAAATGAATATAATAATAAATGTTTATTAAGAATTACTAGTATTTACCAAAAGCAAAAAGCATTGGATAGAAGTGAAAACTCAAAGTTCACAGATATAAATATAGCAGATGCTTGTCCGGTTGGCGAGTGAACTAATGATGTTTTTAAGTTTGGAATAACCAAATATCCAATGGTTGGTAAAAATGTTTATTTAGCAAACAAAGGGGAAATATCAAGTATTTTTGAAAGTGCAGATATCAAAAATTCTATATACTTTGGCGATATTGTTAATTTAGAATATATAAAATTTAAAATTAATTTAAAAACACTTTTTTCAAATCATATGGCAATTATTGGAAATTCTGGATCTGGAAAATCAACAACAATAAAAGAAATAATTAACTCCTTAGTTAATGATTTAGAAGATTCTAATAAGAGCATAAATAGAAAAAATATCAATTTTATTTTATTTGATGTTCATAATGAATACTCTAATTTTATGCAAACTAATTATCAAATTATTGATGCTAAAAAAGACATTTCATTGCCATTAGAAAATTTAAATCTTGCAGACTGAATTAATTTAGTTTTACCGTCAGTTTCAATTCAGCTTCCTATACTTAAGAACTCACTAAAGTTTGCTCATTTGTATGAAGATGTAAAGTTTGATATGAACTCATTATTAGCTTATATTGTCAAAGAACTATATATTAATGTTCAAACTGATTCTGTTGCGAAAAGGCAAAAAATAGTTGGTATTTGTGAAAAAATTAATAATCCTGATCTTTTAAAATTGCTAGATTCATATAATGTTAGGTTTGGAAATTTTGAGGATAAAGATAGCGAAAAAAATTTTAAAGAAAAATTATCAAATTTAATAAAAAATAATAACTTTGAAAGAATAATTATTGATTCATTAGATAAAATAAAAAATATCGAGTCATTAAAAGAAGGGATTGAGCTTGCACTACTTTGGGAAGAAAGAAAGGGTAATAATCAAGTAAGACCTAATTGTATAACTATGATGACTAGAGTAGAAAATATAATATCGGAATATAAAGATAACTTATTCTCTTCAAATATTAATAAAATTGAAAATTATAAGAAAATATATGATAATGAAGAAATTTTAACAGTTGTTAATGTCAGCGAACTTGAGGATGATGATCTTAGATTTTTTGCAAATTTCTTTTTGAATCAAGTTTTCAATAACAAAAAAACTAAAAATGATTTAAAAACTTATAATATAATTTTTGATGAGGCTCATAGATATATAAAAGAAGATAATAACAATGAATTAACTAAAAGTTTTAGTATATTTGAAAAGATAGCAAAAGAAGGTAGAAAATTTGGAATATATCTAACCATCTCAAGTCAGCGCCCTGGTGAGTTATCAAAAACTGTCTTATCACAATGCAATAATTTTATAATGCATAGAATTAAAAGTGGTATTGATTTAGAAAATATTAAAAAAAGTAACCCTTTTATTGATGAATATCAAATAAATAGGTTATCTGTACTTCCAACCGGAACGGCTGTGCTAGCTGGAGAATCATTTTTAATACCTTTAGAAGTAAAAATAGTTAAAAAAGAAGAAAAAAAAGATGAATCTGCAAGTCCGAATCTATTGGATGTATGATTTGAAAAAAAAGAAATTTAA
- the nusA gene encoding transcription termination factor NusA has product MIDGAKLLEAIHEIVDEKKIDREIIFEGIVEGFKKAYEKFFDLEAIIKVDIDEQTGQINVFKQLSVVQQVEDDWLEIGLNQAKERFGEEVTIGDNVFEPVKYGEDFSKLAVMQVGQIIKQKIREGEKNKLYEEFLSKNHEIVGGTVKDITDTTYLIDVDGSIIAIWNKKMIPGEDFDEGDRICFYVEEVSRENKHSQVLASRVHPQFLAKLMETQVPEIAEGIIEVKSVSREPGKRSKIAVHSNEENIDPIGACVGAGGNRIKEVSKELNGEKIDIVLWNEDKKTFIINALAPVKVISIDLDEEANECFAIVPNEQLSLAIGKKGMAARLVANLVNTKINIVSLDNAEEQGIDNLWNGNITQEELKNPDFINNVNKRKTNANNNANKFQSNFERPKQNVQQEVYDEIDESIYVQDSSLEDIQTYAETFESIAKEDDDQEETIEVDDDYDSYYEK; this is encoded by the coding sequence ATGATTGATGGTGCAAAATTATTAGAAGCAATTCATGAAATTGTAGATGAAAAAAAAATTGATAGAGAAATTATTTTTGAAGGTATTGTAGAAGGTTTTAAAAAAGCATATGAAAAATTCTTTGATTTAGAAGCAATAATCAAAGTTGATATTGATGAACAAACAGGACAAATTAATGTTTTTAAACAATTATCTGTAGTTCAACAAGTAGAAGATGATTGATTAGAAATTGGTTTAAATCAAGCAAAAGAAAGATTTGGCGAAGAAGTTACTATTGGCGATAACGTTTTTGAACCTGTTAAATATGGAGAAGATTTTTCAAAATTAGCAGTAATGCAAGTCGGACAAATTATCAAACAAAAAATCCGTGAAGGTGAAAAAAATAAATTATATGAAGAGTTTTTATCAAAAAATCATGAAATAGTTGGTGGTACTGTAAAAGATATTACAGATACAACTTATTTAATTGATGTTGATGGATCAATAATTGCAATTTGAAATAAAAAAATGATTCCTGGTGAAGATTTTGATGAGGGAGATAGAATTTGTTTTTATGTTGAAGAAGTTTCAAGAGAAAACAAACACTCACAAGTTTTAGCTTCAAGAGTTCACCCTCAATTTTTAGCAAAATTAATGGAAACTCAAGTTCCTGAAATTGCAGAAGGAATAATTGAAGTTAAATCAGTATCAAGAGAACCAGGAAAAAGATCAAAAATTGCAGTTCACTCAAATGAAGAAAATATAGATCCAATCGGAGCTTGTGTTGGAGCTGGTGGAAATAGAATTAAAGAAGTTTCAAAAGAATTAAACGGTGAAAAAATTGATATAGTTCTTTGAAATGAAGATAAAAAAACATTTATCATTAATGCATTAGCACCAGTTAAAGTAATAAGTATTGATCTAGATGAAGAAGCAAATGAATGTTTTGCAATCGTTCCAAATGAACAATTGTCTTTAGCAATTGGGAAAAAAGGAATGGCAGCAAGATTAGTTGCTAACTTAGTAAATACAAAAATTAATATTGTTTCACTAGACAATGCAGAAGAACAAGGTATTGATAATTTATGAAATGGTAACATTACTCAAGAAGAATTAAAAAATCCTGATTTTATTAACAATGTTAACAAAAGAAAAACTAATGCAAACAATAATGCAAACAAATTCCAATCTAACTTTGAAAGACCAAAACAAAATGTTCAACAAGAAGTGTATGATGAAATTGATGAATCAATTTATGTTCAAGACAGTTCTTTAGAAGATATTCAAACATATGCAGAAACTTTTGAAAGTATAGCAAAAGAAGATGATGATCAAGAAGAAACAATCGAAGTTGATGATGATTATGATTCTTATTATGAAAAATAA
- the rnpM gene encoding RNase P modulator RnpM produces MNETTHKVLRKDVSSNKMYSKLELIRVVKNKEGNIFIDQSKKANGRGVYLRPTLESVEKLKKTKALDRCLRTKVPDEIYQLLVEEINNNWD; encoded by the coding sequence ATGAACGAAACTACTCATAAGGTTTTAAGAAAAGATGTTTCTTCAAATAAAATGTATTCAAAACTTGAATTGATAAGAGTTGTTAAAAATAAAGAAGGAAACATATTTATCGATCAATCAAAAAAAGCTAACGGAAGAGGAGTTTATTTAAGACCAACTCTAGAATCTGTTGAAAAATTAAAAAAAACAAAGGCATTAGATAGATGTTTAAGAACTAAAGTTCCAGATGAAATTTATCAACTTTTAGTTGAAGAAATTAATAATAACTGAGACTAG
- a CDS encoding L7Ae/L30e/S12e/Gadd45 family ribosomal protein: protein MEDLLKTLGLVSSARQIISGESLFKKIQQQKVRIVLTTSDMGKSQLKKINDKCNFYQIPIYNGLFNSDDLNKAIGKNNIKAIGVESINFAKLLINKISKGDV from the coding sequence GTGGAAGATTTATTAAAAACTCTTGGACTTGTTTCAAGTGCAAGACAAATTATATCTGGAGAATCTTTGTTTAAAAAAATTCAACAACAAAAAGTCAGAATAGTTTTAACAACAAGTGATATGGGAAAAAGTCAATTAAAAAAGATTAATGATAAATGTAATTTTTATCAAATCCCAATTTATAATGGTTTGTTTAACAGTGATGATTTAAATAAAGCAATCGGAAAAAATAATATCAAAGCAATCGGCGTAGAAAGTATAAATTTTGCAAAATTATTAATAAATAAAATAAGCAAAGGAGATGTGTAA
- the infB gene encoding translation initiation factor IF-2: protein MAKQNNDKNKNNKQQAKNKSKAHTANLKNKLRETKQTGVIDGVFVYTEPLTIADFASKLQKGPAEIVKWFFTNGSMVTQNQMLTEEQMGELCLEFGYDFKKETTVTKENIFETFDENDDPKDLKLRAPVVTIMGHVDHGKTTLLDSIRNTNVTEGEFGGITQHIGAYQVKLKNNKITFIDTPGHEAFTEMRARGSEVTDIVILVVAADDGVMPQTEEAIDHAKAAEVPIVVFVNKIDKPDANPDNVKMELMKFGIVAEEYGGDIPFILGSAITKVGIDNLLETLLLIAELKDLKANPNKFARGTVIEAHLDKSRGPVATVLIQNGTLNLRDIVIAGGTFGAIKDIEDEHKVKIKKVEPGKPAVIIGLNDVPRAGDKFMVVVEEKLARDIAEAQAIKQANESRQKNQTFTLDSIKNQIESGELKSINIILKADTQGTVEAVRNSMLKISIEGVKVNVIRATVGTISISDVSLALASNALIYGFNVRPNAQVRQKAEEDGVDIRLHNIIYKLIEEIAEAATGMLDPVYEEKSLGEAQVRQLFRHSQVGTIAGCRVLSGTIPRASKVHILRDGIVIYTGEMSSLKNKKDDIKEAREGSECGITIKNFNDLKENDIIEAYKIEEVK from the coding sequence ATGGCAAAACAAAATAATGATAAGAACAAAAATAATAAACAACAAGCCAAAAACAAATCTAAAGCTCATACTGCAAACTTAAAAAATAAATTAAGAGAGACTAAACAAACAGGAGTTATTGATGGTGTTTTTGTATACACTGAACCACTAACTATTGCTGACTTTGCCTCAAAATTACAAAAGGGTCCTGCAGAAATTGTCAAATGATTTTTCACAAATGGTAGTATGGTTACTCAAAATCAAATGTTAACTGAAGAACAAATGGGAGAGTTATGTTTAGAATTTGGATATGACTTTAAAAAAGAAACAACAGTTACAAAAGAAAATATTTTTGAAACATTTGATGAAAATGACGATCCAAAAGATTTAAAATTAAGAGCCCCAGTTGTAACTATTATGGGTCACGTAGATCATGGAAAAACTACTTTATTAGATTCAATTAGAAATACAAATGTAACTGAGGGAGAGTTTGGAGGAATAACTCAACATATTGGTGCTTACCAAGTTAAGTTAAAAAACAATAAAATTACTTTTATTGACACTCCAGGTCATGAAGCATTTACAGAAATGAGAGCAAGAGGAAGTGAAGTTACAGATATTGTAATTTTAGTAGTTGCTGCAGATGATGGGGTTATGCCTCAAACTGAAGAAGCAATAGATCACGCCAAAGCAGCTGAGGTGCCAATCGTTGTATTTGTGAATAAAATTGATAAACCAGATGCAAACCCAGATAATGTGAAAATGGAATTAATGAAATTTGGAATTGTAGCAGAAGAATATGGTGGAGATATTCCATTTATTTTAGGAAGTGCAATTACAAAAGTAGGAATTGATAATTTACTTGAAACTTTACTATTGATCGCTGAATTAAAAGATTTAAAAGCTAATCCTAATAAATTTGCAAGAGGAACTGTAATTGAAGCTCACTTGGATAAAAGTAGAGGACCTGTTGCAACAGTTTTAATTCAAAATGGAACTTTAAATTTAAGAGATATTGTTATTGCTGGAGGAACTTTTGGAGCAATAAAAGATATCGAAGATGAACATAAAGTAAAAATAAAAAAAGTAGAACCAGGAAAACCAGCAGTTATAATTGGGCTAAATGATGTACCTAGAGCTGGTGATAAATTTATGGTTGTAGTTGAAGAAAAATTAGCAAGAGATATTGCAGAAGCACAAGCAATTAAACAAGCTAATGAATCTAGACAAAAAAATCAAACTTTTACATTAGATTCAATAAAAAATCAAATTGAATCTGGTGAATTAAAATCTATTAATATTATTTTAAAAGCAGATACTCAAGGAACAGTAGAAGCTGTAAGAAACTCAATGTTAAAAATTAGTATTGAGGGTGTAAAAGTTAATGTTATTCGTGCAACAGTTGGAACAATTAGTATTTCTGATGTTAGTTTAGCACTTGCTTCAAATGCTTTGATTTATGGATTTAATGTCAGACCAAATGCTCAAGTTAGACAAAAAGCAGAAGAAGATGGTGTAGATATTAGACTTCATAACATTATTTATAAACTAATTGAAGAAATTGCAGAAGCAGCAACTGGTATGTTAGATCCTGTTTATGAAGAAAAATCATTAGGTGAAGCACAAGTACGTCAATTATTTAGACACTCTCAAGTAGGAACAATTGCTGGATGTAGAGTGTTATCTGGAACTATTCCAAGAGCAAGCAAAGTTCATATTTTAAGAGATGGTATTGTTATTTATACTGGTGAAATGTCTTCGTTAAAAAACAAAAAAGATGACATTAAAGAAGCAAGAGAAGGTAGTGAATGTGGGATAACTATCAAGAACTTTAATGATTTAAAAGAAAATGATATAATTGAAGCATATAAGATAGAAGAGGTAAAATAA
- the rbfA gene encoding 30S ribosome-binding factor RbfA, whose product MSKEIKLERAQSTIMRELNLILQREFPDTEFLNSLSVHEVRLTNDMSIAKVFYSSMDSEASIDDIKEEIKENAKEIRMILAGKIEMRSVPELKFEYDSSLEKANKIEKILKEIKK is encoded by the coding sequence ATGAGTAAAGAAATTAAATTGGAACGTGCACAATCAACCATTATGAGAGAATTAAATTTAATTTTACAAAGAGAGTTCCCAGATACTGAATTTTTAAACTCTTTATCAGTTCATGAAGTTAGATTAACAAATGATATGAGTATAGCAAAAGTATTTTATTCTTCAATGGATAGCGAAGCTTCAATTGATGATATAAAAGAAGAAATCAAAGAAAATGCTAAGGAAATAAGAATGATTTTAGCTGGTAAAATTGAAATGAGAAGTGTACCAGAATTAAAATTTGAATACGATAGTTCTTTAGAAAAAGCAAATAAAATTGAAAAAATATTAAAAGAAATCAAAAAATAA